Proteins from a single region of Candidatus Campbellbacteria bacterium:
- a CDS encoding DUF3750 domain-containing protein: MKKIIKKILKGILYLFLFLIVLLSILIIWDFTGWDKASRESSGIAPDPKETRDAVIQIYAAELWGWRGLFADHTWISTKQRGAEQYTVYEVIGWLTSEGYDSVLRIEKDLPDRFWYGATPRVLVSLQGGVAEELVEKIHNEATNYPYKTDYSTLPGPNSNTFIAWISCRIPELDLELSQRAIGKNYLEKRGCDL; this comes from the coding sequence ATGAAAAAAATTATAAAAAAAATATTAAAGGGCATTCTGTATTTGTTTTTGTTTTTAATTGTGTTGCTTTCAATACTTATAATCTGGGACTTTACTGGGTGGGATAAAGCGTCAAGGGAGTCGTCGGGAATTGCACCTGACCCAAAGGAGACGAGAGATGCGGTTATACAAATTTATGCGGCGGAGCTTTGGGGGTGGCGAGGTTTGTTTGCAGACCATACATGGATTTCAACGAAGCAAAGGGGTGCGGAGCAGTACACGGTTTATGAGGTTATTGGCTGGCTTACTTCGGAGGGTTATGATTCTGTTTTAAGGATAGAGAAAGATTTACCAGATAGATTTTGGTATGGTGCTACTCCAAGGGTGCTTGTCAGTTTGCAAGGGGGTGTGGCGGAGGAGTTGGTGGAAAAGATTCATAATGAGGCGACAAACTATCCTTACAAGACGGATTACTCTACCCTTCCTGGTCCAAACAGTAATACTTTTATCGCTTGGATTTCTTGTAGAATTCCAGAGCTTGATCTTGAGTTGTCGCAGAGGGCGATAGGAAAAAATTATTTGGAGAAAAGGGGTTGTGATTTATAA